TTCTCGATAGCGAGTGTGACCGCTTCAGAAGTGAGGGTCGACATTGCCATCGCTTGCCCTAAAACGATTATATCATATCCATCAGACTTTGTCCCACACCCACAGCACATGTACGTACCGTACAAAAAAGCCGCAGCCTGACCCCTCTGATCAGCTTTTTGTTGATGGAAGATAATACTCTCTAGGGTTTCACATGCGTAGGCGTGTACGTCTGTCAGACCTTTGAGAGCGGGTGCATACAAGCCGAGGGTATCTATCACTTTTGCTATTAAAACAGTAAATCAATTAAACATACAGAGGCGAGGCGGGGTGGGGTGAACGAACCAAAGATTTTGAGGGCCATGGTGAGAGATTCATCGGTATGTTCTTTGAGGAACAGATCGATCTTTGTACGTTGCTGGAGCCATTCGTTGGAGAAACGTACACCTCCTAGGGATTGCTAACGTACCATTCCCAGTTAAGCCGTCATCAATTGCAAGTTACTGGTGAGCTTGAAAGTCTTGGACTCACCTCGGCGGCTTGTTGATCAAGGATTGCAGAGAGGTGGTTTAGCGCTCTACacaaaagagaagaggggattCTCAGTATGATACCTGGGAGGTATATGCCGATGGCGTAAAGGGACGACCCACTCGTCATGGTCCAGGAAGAAATCGTACAGGTCTCTGATAAAACTCGTCATCCCAAGTGCGTCAGTGGCGAGCTGGTTGGCAGTGAAGATTGCTGAGATTGCTTGTGAGTAGTTGTTGTCAGTAGTGGGTGCATGGGACGCATGATATATGCATAGCGGAGTGCGCTCTTTTGATTTTTGCGGGTTGtgaaaggatgaggattATAGAGAATGCGACTGGATACGAGGAAAATCGTCATTCCCCGCGGTTAATTAAATCACCGGCCGGCTTCCGTCGTTGACACTTACCATCCACAACTCTTCCGCCCAATGTCCAACTCGTGGTACGACACACTCACATCCGCCCCCGCCCTCATCGCAACCGCACTCGGCGTCTCTGTCGCTGCTCTCTTCGTATCCACCCGCAAcaccagcaacagcaacaacaacaccGCAGCTCAGATCAAGGAGCAAATCAAGGAAGTCGCGCAGAGTGTCCACGCAGAGGGCAGCAAAGGCAAAATGGCGCAGGCCGTACGTGCCCAGTGGCCAGGACGGGGCTGATCCATATACGTAGGGTGCTTCGATCATGTCCGCTCCAGCAGCAAACCTCGCTCCCCCCAAGGTGACTACAGAACCCCGCACGCAGAAACTGATGCTGTAGGATGACCCGATCACCCCCGCTCAACTCGCCAAGCACGACGGCTCTGACCCGTCGAAGCCGATCTACGTGGCTATCAAGGGCAAGGTATTCGACGTGTCGTCGCGCGGGGAGATGTATGCGCCCGGCAAGGGGTACAATGTGTTTGCGGGCAAGGACGGGAGCAAGGGGCTCGGTGAGTGTGTGTGGCTGGGTGGTGTTCGCGCGCTGAGATGTGCAGGGATGTCGTCGCTGGACCCGAGGGACGCGGTGGCGGACTACTCGTCGCTGAACGAGGGGCAGATGAACACGCTGAACCAGTGGGAGGCGTTCTTCGAAAAGCGATACAGCGTTGTGGGCCGCGTAGTGCAGTAGTATAGTAGGCCGTATGCAGTGTGTCCCCCGTTCTGGCTGTGTGCCTTGGCAAAAGAGGATCCCCCAAACACCCTGCGCCCTGTCTCTGTCTCGAGGCGATGGAGCAGAAGACGCGAGGTTGATAGCCAAGTAAATGTACATACCAGAAATACAAAACTATGACTCGTCTCTCCACTCTATTCTATACACGGTTTGAATGCTGCCTCGATGCTAAGCCTCGTCCTGTTCCCCAGCCAGACCGTCTTCCGCgtccacttcttcatcctcttgcTCGTGCTcttgctcctgctcctgctcaccctcttcttcctcttcatcctcccctaCACCTCCCTCACCGTCACCCTCCCCAGCATCACCCTCCTCTACCATatccacatcctcatccGCCCTCGCCGACGCCGCCGATTTCCTCGGCCCACGACCACGTCCCGGCCCAGCTGGTTTCTTTGCTGCTTTCGCCCTTTGCTGAATGTTCCGAAACGCTAAAAACATGGCATCGGGATTCATTAGctcccatcaccttcaaaccTGCACACGGGAGGGGAATGATTTGACACACCGGCAAGTTCTTGTTCCATAATCGGAACCAACGCATCTGCAGGGCCGAAATCCATCTCTGTGATAGCCTTGATAACGTCTGCGGCTGTGACCGTTCGGCCACTTCTTGCGAGCGCTTGGTCGTGCGCCCTATATATAATTCTTCACATCAATTCCGTTTCTTCCGTTTCTAGAAGAGGCTCAGATTTGGACTCGGACTTACGCAGCAGCTAAAACATGAACAAGACGGTCAACCTACGCAAGTGTAGTAAAAGACAATGGGGACGTACTGAGATAACTGATGAACAATGTCGATCCCCTCAAAAGCGCCAACACCACATCTTGCTGCATTTTCACATTATCCGGAATCTATTCATTCAATTAGCCCCTCCACCCCCCACCCCCCACACCCCCACCAGCTGCCAGCTAGCGCTGGCAGATTGATTGCCGACTTACAGAACCCTTTGCAAGTTTAGTCAACGTCGTCTTTGGCAACTCGTATTCCCCGATCCCTAGACTGTTCGCCTTCATCTGGATACTCGCCGCTGTGGGCGGAGCGTCAGCCGGCGGTTTCGGTGGGTGGATGGTGGATCCTTTGGGCGGCATCGCTCCGGGGTTTCTTGGAGGGGGGAATGAAGGGGATGTGACGAGTACAAGttttgaggaaagagacgCGTCGAGGGAATCTGATTCCGTTTTAGGCAAAGCGACTGATTCAATAATCATTATTTATAGTAATATAGCATGACACTTTCACCCATTATATAACCACGATTTACCCAATCTACGAATTAATATATCCTTTCAATGCTATCTCCTTCCTACAAGACACGATTCATTATCAAACCTAGACCTGAGCACACATCCCAACTATATCCTCAGGGATAGTCTCATTCAAGTACTGTTCAAATTCATCCCAAGGAATCATGTCGAGTGTACCGAGTGGTGTCGACGTTTCGAGTGGCTGACCGCTGAGAAGGACTCGGATAAAGTacgatgaagacgatgacgagATATTCTTTTTCCACAGTTCAAAGACGATTTCGGTACCCATCCCTGGCCACATTGGCTTATCTTCGATGTCAGTCTCgcgtctttcttctcgaaATATtgcgaaagagaagaagaaagagactTACTTGGTCGATCTGGAGTACACCGAGGACAGGAGAGACAGACCCATCGTGCGCAAAACTATCCCGCATACCGTTATTAGTCCAAgcccccctccccctccccccccagaaaaaaaaaaggggtCAACCTTGCGCGACTCACTTGTGGAAATACTTGACATGGTTGGACCCATCAATCTTGCCATTCATATGACCTTGAAGTTCACGGAACCACGCGCCCATTGTTAAAGCGCTGTAAAGAGTCGAGTTCTCTGCCATTCGCCATCtgttatcatcatctccgtCAGCTTTTCCACAacagaagaaaaagggaaaacCACCGGACTGACTTGTAAGCGTATTCATAGTTCCCAAGTCTGTAGATCGCATCCGCGTCCTCCTGAGAGGTACAGATCGCAGTATTGTTCAGCGAACATGGGAGGGGTTTACCGTGACATTGCTTTGCAGAGAGATTGTCGTACGGACTAGGGGGGGGTTGGAGTGGAGGAAAATACATGAGTTTATGAATAAAATCCCCAATCTGTCCtatgatgaggatgggggGAGACTCACTGATCCCAACTCGTACTCCAACCCGCTTCATTATCCCATTCAATACCCGAAACGTTGAAAAACCTTTTCCTAAGCTCAAGAGAATTGTCAAGGTGGACACCCCATTCGCTAGAAATGTCGGTGATGGCAGAAGCCACTGTGTTTTTAAGAGCGCAAGCTTGAACGATCAGACAATGTTAGTataatgaaaaaaaaaaaagtcgaaaacaaacaaaaacTTACAGATGGAGGGTTCTAGAGAATCCCAACTATCGCTCTGGATCCAAGCATCATACTCTTGTCCTCCAGGGAACAAACCTTTTACCAACCCGCTAAGCGTTTGACTGGTAATCACATTATTCGTGACCCTAAACTTGTActtgtccttttcccccttgTTGGGTAAAAACTTGAGCTTGTCATGATAGACACCACGAAGATCTTTCCCGTGGATATAAGCATCATCAAGACCTTGAGAAGTGATGGATGGGAATTGGCAAGTAGAGTTTACGAAACCTGGGCCGACGGTGTATTCGAATGGGTTTTGCGTGTTAGTCTACAGGTCAGGTCGAAAAAAAGTCAGCCTCAAAAGTCAGCCtcaagaagggatggaaagaaagggggggagagaaagggttCGTACTTGAGCCTGCCAGTAAACTGGGGCGGTATTCAGACCATTGGCGTCTTTTGCGTAGTGATAAGGTCCTTGGAAAGGGTTCAATTCAGCTGCTCaggttcttcttcatctgacTAGTCAGGGCCATTACCTTCATCGGAGCAGTCCCACTGAGATCAAGTGCTGGGTTAGAATTAAGCCTTCTCAAGAGTACTCGTACATGGCTTAAAACTTACAGAGATATCCTCTTTGAAAAATGTGTTTGAAGCATAAGGCGTTCTCTATCCTCATATATCAGACCAAAAATCGAACCCAGTGCAAAAAGACGAGAACATTTTACCTTGTGATGACGCTGGATAACTTCGACGTACTCAAGTTCATACTCTTTGGAAGGTACTTTGTACTCTTGCTTTCTCACATGCGGCATCTGGACAATCAAGTCATCAGTTATACCTATGTCTCTTGGGAAGCAGTCATTCAGcatcaaaaaaaaaggccTACAGCACACCCTGCTCAAAAGAGACGTCAGCTATTGGAAAATGCCCATGCGAGGATGCAAGGATCCGAAAAGGTGCTGTACTGACAATTGTACTCTCCATACCTTGAATCTGGCGTGGTAGAGGTACTGTATATCCCGGGCGCACCGCTACCGTTCAAAACTTGATCGAGCTGGGTATTCGACGTTTTTGCTACGATCACAGGCCGGAGGATGTCAGTTATCCTCCTCAAGCAAGACTGATCGACTAATCGAAACTTTACCTGGAGGATAGTGTGTCAGGGCGTTCACTCCTACCCCGAGCCCAAGCACGATCACGAGGTTAAACAAGGTCTTGAAATCTGTTGCCATGTTTGGTTTTTCGGTTGTCAGATGTGGACATTGACGGGTGATCCTAGCATTCCTTCGcccctctcttcttatATCATGCCCGAAACACCCTAAACGAGAACTGTAGGGATCAGATATGATAATTTCATGGTTCATCAGTTTGTCACCCTCGATCCTATCGGGCCGACCATTGGGTTGAAAACTGGGATATTAACATCATGAACGTGCTTTATGAGTGCCTCGGCATTCGCATTTGCATTCGTAGCTCTGTGAGCTTTTCGGGTTTCAGCGCCAGACCTGGAGTTCAAGCATTGGGAATTTCCTTTCCGAGACAGGGTGAGATCAGATATGCTTCTTGATGGTATCAACAAAGTTAGatgggggaagaggtgcAGAATCGGAAAGACGATGAAATAAGGAAAATGTAGAATGACGAAGCAAAGCCGAGAAACACAAGTCGAATCAACGCGACGCGCACGTTCGGGAAGCCCAACAAGCCAGGCCAAATAATTGTCATAAAAGCTGATCCTTCCCACATATCGCTTGCTTCTGGGTCATAACAGATTTATTATGCGTCAAGTCCATAACATACGTATCCTCAAAAACTCAAAAACATACACAGAGATCACGATAAAGAGTTGTAAACAAGGGGGCGAAAAGCTATAACGAGTAAAGAAACCAAAACCAGTCAGATCCATCTCGGTCGCTCAGAGCACACTGCTCCAcgtttcctttccttctcaagtTCTGAACACGTTTAACAGCAACCTCCCCTCTTGGCTTGCTGTCCCTCTCCCAAGTTTACTCTGTTGCCATCTTGTGCCGCGTCTCGTCTGTTCTGTTGGGCCCCGCCAGCGGGTTTGGCAGTAATAGTATCGAAAGGAATTGTCTTGGCTGCGATTAAGTTGCCATATGAGTTGAAACTTCCAGTTTTGATCAGAAACAGAAATACACACCGATTTCAGTGAACAACTCGTTGACGTTGGTGCCGGCCTTGGCACTCGCCTCGAAGAACAACAAACCAGCCTCCTTGGCGTACGCCTCGGCCTCCGCGGTAGGAACTTGCcttacatcttcatcgtcggcGGCAGCTGCAGGGGATggttcttcatcctctgttCCAGCGTCGGCTTCACCCTCACCTTCGGCAGGGGTgtcggaagatgaagatgcagaagTGGAAGCAGTGCCAGAGACGAGATCGAGTTTATTACCGACGAGGGCAATAACAATGTTGGCATTCGCTTGACGTTGGAGTTCCTTGACCCAAGCTTTGGCTTTTTCGAGAGAAGCCTAGGAGGATATCACTGTCAGAGCTGACACAGGTATAGATCAAGTAGAACATACAGCCTTAGTAATATCGTAAACAACAACGGCCGCCTGAGCATTACGGTAGTACATGGGCGCAAGGGAGTGGAATCGCTCTGTTACAGGTTCAATTAGCAGTGTCTCCAACTTTTAGTTCGGCGCTGATGGCTGACCTTGACCGGCAGTGTCCCTACATAAGATGTCAGCTTCACTTCAAGTCTCAGTTCACCGAATACCTACCATATCTCAAACTTGACGATCCTGTTCTCCAATCGGCACTCTACTCTCGTCAGTTAATTGACTTCATCTCGGTAGACATTCCGTTTCCAAGCTCACTTTGTGTCAAGAACGCCGCACCGATGGTAGGCGACGTATTCTCATCAAAGTCACCAGACGTAAATCGGAGAACAAGGGATGATTTTCCAACGGCAGCCTCGCCTATGTTATCAAATCCCACATATCATCGAGATTCAATGCAATATCGATGTGGTTGGGATTGTTGAGGATGCCGCGATAGCAACGATGGGTCGAGATGCGATGCAGTCATGGAATGACGTGGATGTTGGGTGGCGAAGCGAtggcagaaagagatggagacaTAACATTAGCAAACGCCTTTATAGAATGTAAAGATGAAGCTAGGTCCCCCGAGGTGCAAAGAGAGGCGACATTCCGTGTAACTCCTCCGCTCCCTTGTTCCATCCAACCCATTCGTTGTCTACCGCACGATACACTGAAAGAAGGACGACTCACCGAGCAAAACAAGCTTGACCTGAACGGCCTTGACGGGAGTTTCCTCAGCCATTATGTTGGTATATTGATAGAGTAAGTTTGTCAAAAAGGTTCAATGGTCCTCTCAGAGGCGTCGTGGTGATCTGGCGGTACGGCCGAAGGTTACTATTGCGGAATGTGGGAAGTAGAGTGGTCGCAGTCGCTGGTGGCGGTTGGAGTATTCGATGCGAAATGGCTCTTGCTTGCAGCTGCTATTGGGTAGCTCTTGTGTGCTGCTAATAAAGTATCTCGAATTACAGTCAAAGTGAAAATGAAGTATTCGATACACCCAAGGAATATCGTCAAAGGGAATACGACACAGCACCGGTGACACAAAGCATACGTAATAGGGGGGAACACTTAAATTGTTCCCACCATGggtcccttttttttgcagAGTCGACAAGTCACAAGATGTCACACGAGCTGTAGTGCAGCAGAAATAGAATGCAGAAATGCACAAGGCTTTTAttcttttttattttatcAAAGCAGGGAAATTAGGATGCTTCACAACCTATCGAGAAGAGAACAACGAGAACAACGAAACTAACGCTCAGTCGAGAATGGAATGGAAACCTAAACCTAGTTTGATCATTACAGCTTGCAAAAGAAAACTCCTATGCTAGGTCCAAACCCTCACTCCCTCGCCTCGATTCGCAGAATCCCACAACTTCCTCCCTTAAACGAGCTTTTCCTGACGGAGAAAGCAATATGTAATATGCACTTAAGCGCCCAAAGCGGGGAAAGCCTTGGTGTCGTTGGCGTTGATGGGGGCAGGTCGGCTGGCTCGGGCACCACCTCGGGTGTTGCCTCGCTGGCCACCGAAACCACCTCGCTGTCCTCGGCCTCGACCAGATCGCTCACCAGATCGCTCACCACCCTCTCGGTCTCGTCGGGGAGGTCGGGAAGGCTGGGCGAACTGACCGTCAAACTCGATGAAgaccttctccttcttgggcTTGGCCTTGGCCTCGGTGCTCTTAGACTATATGCAACTATCAGTACGAGCAAAAGTACAGGATAAAAGTAAGACTGACCTTGCcggagaagaagtcgtCAATGGCCTCCCTGACGAAAGCCTTGCCCTCAATCTCAGAGGCAACTTCCCTAGTCTGCTTCTTACCAAGAGCAGAGATGGCAGCGTTCTGCTGGGCACGCTCGGCAAGGTACTCCTCGTAAGACTTGGTGACCTCCTCGGGCTCTTGTTCGGCCTCGCCCTCAGCGGCGGGAGCCTCAGCCTCACCCACAACACCCTCAGCGGGAGTTTGAGGAGCGttctcctcaaccttggCGTCCTTCTCACCCTCAACCTCGTCTAGTGACACAATTAACACTGCACATTGTTTTCACGAAAAAAGTGCTCAACTCACCCTTCAATTCAGCCTCACCAGAGTTGACACCCCAGCCGTGctcgaccttcttctggcTGTCGGTAGTACCAGTGGGGTTCCTCCTCTCGAACTGCCTCCTCTCACCGGCCTGAGCAGGGACCTTGGCACCCCTGTAGTGGCCGTTACCGGCAGAAGTGTGACCACCGGAAGTCTTGGCGGGTCTGCTGCCTCGGGGGCCCTTGGTGTGAGCGTCACGAGTGTGGTTGCCCTTCCTGGAAGCGGGCACCCGCTCGCCGTCAAAGCCGCCAGCGGTCACGGTGCCCTCGTTGTCGGCAACTCGGTCGTCACGGGTGACGGTGTGAGTGCCTCGGTTGTTGTTGCCTCGGCCTCGGTTGGCGTTACCACGGGGAGCAGCACCAGGGACGTTTCGCTGAGCGGGAGCGGGCTCAGACTTTTTGGGAGCGGCTTTAGGGGCGGCAGGGGCGGGAGACTCGTCGTCTGGAGATTACGTCAATGTCAGTCTGACTCCAAACAgattcttcctcatctttcccacccttcttcttcttctccagcgATTCAAAACTCACCCCCGAGGAGGTCGAAGAGGTTCTTCGACACGACCGACATGTTGATTGTTGTTAAAACTCCTGGTAGGCGCCCTTTGGCGTTTTCTTTGGAGCTACGGGATCTTATCAGCTTTCCCCGCTCTTTTTCTCACTCTCCCAGAATTTTCTCTCCGCTCCATCTCGCCGGGACGTAAATTCCCCTCCATATGCACTCACTTGGTTGAAAAGTAAAGATGGACTCTTTATAGGAAGAAGCCTGGATTGTAATGAAATAAGTCGCAGAGAACTGCTGCTGTGGCCCAGAACGCATAGGGAAACGCCGCGCGACGGAGTTTGGAGGAGTTCGGGTGTGGCACTTTTTGTTTCCCAGCCTAGCAAGTAATCGAGGCGTAGTGCatgagaaaaaagaagggtaTGCATAACGTGCATAGCTAATCCCAAGGGAAGTGCAGGGAATGTGTATAGCCTTGACGCTTAGGTCAGTATGGTGTCTCGGGCGTGTAGATCGCTGAGGCTCGCACCACGCAAACGGACAAACGTCCCACCTTCACCACATACGTAGTCCGAGGCTATCTGTGCACTCGACCACAACTTTTGTGCATTGATATTGAAACTGGCAAAAGACCTTGAATGAGTATAATGCGAAGTAGTGAAAGACCATGCATAGCCCAATCTATAATAAAAatcccatcatccataATTACAACTTCTGCCCCCTTCTAACAACTAACACCGAAGTGGTACACTTTAGTACGCCCTGTCCTCGCCAACAAACTCTCTCCATGACTTGACTTCTGAAGGCTGCTGGCCTTCAACGTAAGGCAAAGGAGAGTTCTTGAACTTTTGCTGGAGAGTCTCGGTGAAGAGGACAGCGAGCTTGGCGTTGTTAATAAGCTACCAAGTCAAAGTCAGTCACAATGTCACACAAGTAAAACATGAATACACGTACAGGAATACCAAAGTCGACAGCGGCCCTCCTGGAGGCGTAGTCGGCATCCGCAGTGGTGGCGGCCCTAGACCTGGAGACGTTGATAACACAAGAAATCTCGTTCTCCTCCAAAACTTCCCTCAACTTtctcttgtccttgacaGGCACCAAGATCTTCTTGATAGACAAGTAAGGCTGCTTGTTAATGAACTCCTCGACGTCGGCGTCGTAGGTGTAAAGCTTGAAGCCAAGAGAAATGAGGTTGGAGGCAATTTCGGGGAGCTCAGCTCGAGAAATGTCACCACCGAGGAGGATACCAGAGTTGGCTTTGGGGAGCTTGAAACCGTTGACGGAGAGAAGAGCGGCCCAGTAGGCCTCGTGGATGTCCTTACCAAAGGAAGCGACTTCACCGGTAGAAGCCATTTCGACACCCAAGAAGGGGTCGGCACCGGGCAATCGAGTCCAAGAGAACTGGGGGACCTTGATGGCGACGTAATCCCtctgctccttcatcaaatcGATAGGCTCGGGAATGTTCTCGCCCCTGTATATCATCAGCTCAGCCCTTTTTGCATGAAAGGGGATACGTACATGATAGCGGCAGCGGCCACATCAATGAAATTCTTACCGAGAACTTTGGAGACGAAGGGGAAACTTCGAGAAGCTCGCAAGTTACACTCGATAACCTTCAACTCGGcctccttgccctcctcctcgggCTTCCTGATGATCTGCATGTTGTAAGGACCAGAGATGTTGAAAGCCTTGGCAACCTTCTGGGCGATCTCCTTGAGCCTTTCCATGTCTCGCTcctggagagagaagggaggaaggaccAAAGTAGCGTCACCAGAGTGGACACCGGCATTCTCAACGTGCTCGCTGACAGCATGGACGAGGAGTTTACCCTCGTGGGCGACGGCATCAATATCGATTTCTTGAGCGTTATCAATGAACTGAGAGACGACGACAGGGTGGAGGGGAGAAACGTCGGCAGCGGCGGTGAgcttttcctccagctGCCTCTCGTCCCAGACGACGTTCATAGCGGCACCGGAAAGAACGTAAGAGGGTCGGATAAGGACAGGGTAGTTGACCTTGTTGGCAAAGTCCTTGGCAGCCTGGAGAGAGGTGGCCTCAGTCCAAGCGGGTTGATCGACACCAATAGAgtcaaggatggaagagaactTGTGTCGGTCCTCGGCGTTATCGATCTGCTCAGGATCGGTACCGAGAACGTTGACACCAGTTTGCTTCAATCGGAGAGCAATGTTCTGAGGAAGCTGACCACCGACGGAGACGACGACACCATCGGCACCTTCAAGCTCGTAAATATCCATAACCCTCTCCCAACCGAGCTCTTCAAAGTAGAGCCTATCAGCCTCGTCAAAGTCGGTAGAGACAGTCTCGGGGTTGTAGTTGATCATGATGGTCTTCTTGCCCATAGATCGGATGGCCCTAGAGCAGGTAACAGCACACCAGTCGAACTCAACTGAAGAACCAATTCGGTAGACACCGGAACCCAAAACCATGGTACCTTTTTCGTTGAATTCAAGGTCGTGGGTAGAGGCATTGTAAGTGGTGTAAAGGTAGTTGGTGTAAGCGGGGAACTCGGCGGCAAGAGTGTCAATTCGCTTCACGAAGGGGGTAACACCAGCCGCCTTCCTAGCGGCACgaacctcatcctccttgacacCAACCAACTGAGAGATGTGCAAGTCACTGAAACCAGTCTTCTTGGCGGTCAAGAAGAGCTCTCGGTCAATCTTGTCGAAAGGCGTAGACTGGAGAGTCTTGTAGACGTTGACAATGTTCTCAAGCTTGTACAAGAACCATTTGTCAATCTTGGTCAAGTCGTGAAGATGGTCGACAGTGTAATCGAGGTTAAGCATGGCGTGAGCAATAGCGAACAGTCGTCGGTCGTTGTTATGGGTCAAAGCGGCAGTCATGTCCTCAGGCTTCCAGTAGGCATCGAAACCAGTAAAGTTGGGGTCAACCTGCCTGATTGCCTTTTGCAAAGACTCCTCAAAGGTTCGGCCGATGGCCATGACCTCACCGACAGACTTCATGGCAGAACCGACGTTCCTTTCGACGTGTTGGAACTTGGCCAAGTCCCACTTGGGAATCTTAGTAACAATGTAGTCAAGAGCAGGCTCAAAACAAGCGGTGGTGGATTTAGTGACGGCGTTGGGGAGTTCGGGAAGAGTGTGACCAAGAGCAATCTTGGCGGCGGTGTAGGCAAGAGGGTAACCAGTGGCCTTGGAGGCAAGAGCGCTATAGAATGTCAACGATTGCTTTCCGCTTTAGGGAAAATGATACTCACGAAGATCGACTCAACCTCGCGTTCATCTCAATAACCCTGTAGTCCCTGCTGACAGGGTCCAAGGCGTACTGGACGTTACACTCACCAACGACACCGACATGTCGCACAATCTTAATGGCGGCACTTCGGAGCATGTGGTATTCGTCATCGGTAAGAGTCTGGGAGGGGGCAACGACAATAGAATCACCA
The DNA window shown above is from Cryptococcus tetragattii IND107 chromosome 12, whole genome shotgun sequence and carries:
- a CDS encoding carbamoyl-phosphate synthase arginine-specific large chain yields the protein MLRSLPRARAVLPLRSRPLAPLARSPLARNYAVAAPAVGSYAQVDGEPTLNSPSELARKISAKVLPKLEKPDVKKVLVVGSGGLSIGQAGEFDYSGSQAIKALRESNIETILINPNIATIQTSHHLASEIYFLPVTADYVAYVLEKERPDGILLTFGGQSALNVGIQLDKMGVLERLGVKVLGTPIRTLEVSEDRDLFVQALNEIEIPAAQSTAVSTIQAALDAAKEIGYPIILRSAFSLGGLGSGFAHDEEELRNLAAKSLSLSPQVLIEKSLKGWKEVEYEVVRDAADNTIICCNMENFDPLGTHTGDSIVVAPSQTLTDDEYHMLRSAAIKIVRHVGVVGECNVQYALDPVSRDYRVIEMNARLSRSSALASKATGYPLAYTAAKIALGHTLPELPNAVTKSTTACFEPALDYIVTKIPKWDLAKFQHVERNVGSAMKSVGEVMAIGRTFEESLQKAIRQVDPNFTGFDAYWKPEDMTAALTHNNDRRLFAIAHAMLNLDYTVDHLHDLTKIDKWFLYKLENIVNVYKTLQSTPFDKIDRELFLTAKKTGFSDLHISQLVGVKEDEVRAARKAAGVTPFVKRIDTLAAEFPAYTNYLYTTYNASTHDLEFNEKGTMVLGSGVYRIGSSVEFDWCAVTCSRAIRSMGKKTIMINYNPETVSTDFDEADRLYFEELGWERVMDIYELEGADGVVVSVGGQLPQNIALRLKQTGVNVLGTDPEQIDNAEDRHKFSSILDSIGVDQPAWTEATSLQAAKDFANKVNYPVLIRPSYVLSGAAMNVVWDERQLEEKLTAAADVSPLHPVVVSQFIDNAQEIDIDAVAHEGKLLVHAVSEHVENAGVHSGDATLVLPPFSLQERDMERLKEIAQKVAKAFNISGPYNMQIIRKPEEEGKEAELKVIECNLRASRSFPFVSKVLGKNFIDVAAAAIMGENIPEPIDLMKEQRDYVAIKVPQFSWTRLPGADPFLGVEMASTGEVASFGKDIHEAYWAALLSVNGFKLPKANSGILLGGDISRAELPEIASNLISLGFKLYTYDADVEEFINKQPYLSIKKILVPVKDKRKLREVLEENEISCVINVSRSRAATTADADYASRRAAVDFGIPLINNAKLAVLFTETLQQKFKNSPLPYVEGQQPSEVKSWREFVGEDRAY